One Paraburkholderia sp. IMGN_8 DNA window includes the following coding sequences:
- a CDS encoding periplasmic heavy metal sensor, which produces MSTRKMSRILAVAATALAIGAGAAYAVQPAHDGRSGPDGWHGHFMKELSQLHDQLKLNADQEKQWQAALDTMKQNHEAMRANHEQMKNQFKAAQQQPILDLNAMAAAHQQIEQKDAQLRQQTSDAWLKFYNGLNDQQKTTVSTALKQRFAKMEARHEKMHERWENRKGAASAPAASQ; this is translated from the coding sequence ATGTCCACCAGAAAAATGTCGCGCATTCTCGCCGTTGCCGCCACTGCTCTCGCCATCGGCGCGGGCGCTGCCTATGCCGTACAACCCGCTCATGACGGTCGCAGCGGTCCCGACGGCTGGCATGGCCACTTCATGAAAGAACTGTCGCAACTGCATGACCAGTTGAAGCTGAATGCGGATCAGGAGAAGCAGTGGCAAGCCGCGCTCGACACCATGAAGCAGAACCACGAGGCCATGCGCGCCAATCATGAACAGATGAAGAACCAGTTCAAGGCGGCGCAGCAGCAGCCCATTCTGGACCTGAACGCGATGGCCGCGGCACATCAGCAAATCGAGCAGAAGGACGCACAACTGCGTCAGCAAACTTCGGATGCGTGGCTCAAGTTTTATAACGGCCTGAACGACCAGCAGAAGACCACCGTCAGCACCGCGCTGAAACAGCGCTTTGCGAAGATGGAAGCGCGTCACGAAAAGATGCACGAGCGCTGGGAAAATCGGAAGGGCGCAGCGTCGGCGCCGGCTGCCAGTCAGTAA
- a CDS encoding response regulator, which yields MATQILVVDDDVELRDLLRDYLARQGIEVSVLHDAGSLERRLERERPDLIVLDLMMPGVDGLTALRKLRASGDDIPVIMLTARADDVDRIVGLELGADDYLGKPFNPRELLARVQAVLRRRRTLPSAAAPEQREPFNFGRFTLDFQSRTLHLEDKPLTLSGSEFALLKIFVNHPMRTLTRERLLELLHGPEYDGTDRGIDVQVWRLRRILETDPSTPRFIQTVRGRGYVFVPDGEQHAPSH from the coding sequence ATGGCTACTCAAATACTTGTCGTCGACGACGACGTCGAATTGCGCGATCTGCTGCGCGACTATCTGGCCCGTCAGGGCATCGAGGTCTCGGTGCTGCACGACGCCGGCTCGCTCGAGCGGCGGCTCGAGCGCGAGCGCCCGGATCTGATCGTGCTCGATCTGATGATGCCCGGCGTCGACGGGCTGACCGCGTTGCGCAAGCTGCGCGCGTCGGGGGACGACATTCCCGTCATCATGCTGACCGCGCGTGCGGACGACGTCGACCGGATCGTCGGTCTGGAGCTCGGCGCGGACGACTACCTCGGCAAGCCGTTCAACCCGCGCGAGCTGCTGGCGCGTGTGCAGGCGGTGTTGCGGCGGCGCCGCACGCTACCGTCGGCGGCGGCGCCGGAGCAGCGCGAGCCGTTCAACTTCGGCCGCTTCACGCTGGATTTCCAGTCGCGCACGCTGCATCTCGAAGACAAGCCGCTCACGCTGTCGGGCAGCGAATTCGCGCTGTTGAAGATTTTCGTTAATCACCCCATGCGCACGCTTACGCGCGAGCGCCTGCTCGAACTGCTGCACGGTCCGGAATACGACGGCACCGACCGCGGCATCGACGTGCAGGTGTGGCGTTTGCGCCGCATCCTCGAAACCGATCCGTCCACGCCGCGCTTCATTCAAACGGTGCGCGGGCGCGGCTACGTGTTCGTGCCCGACGGCGAACAGCATGCGCCGTCCCATTGA
- a CDS encoding ATP-binding protein, with amino-acid sequence MRRPIDSLFGRLALLVVAVLLLSHFAWYALMRLERSQLQARYAVEEATFLVDAVRQHVAHTPDQPLPSRVRLVDPASPDVPADTTNLPASLARFVEDVRDRMPSGTLVRIGQPGHPPTLWVRTTADRSWIVVPVQPLRTPRSLDRTVLWLAIIFSFAVMAALFAAWALQQPLRSLAQAVARFGRGLPVPPVPERGPRELRQLTHGFNQMVQEVARTEHDRAVMLAGVAHDLKTPLARLRLRAEMMDEVKMRDGVVRDVDSMTHIVEQFLVFAHDGADRSEAVEVDAQCERVVRSYRAVAAGAPSVQTELNAGPGFVLPAATLDRILSNLLDNAHAYGAPPIVVATERTPQGFTLSVRDNGSGIAAQDLINASRPFVRLDPARGGNGHSGLGLAIVERLVRRAGGEWEIGNHEGRGLQVLMSFPFDSVPRVAAASESAW; translated from the coding sequence ATGCGCCGTCCCATTGATTCGCTGTTCGGACGGCTGGCGCTGCTAGTCGTCGCGGTGCTGCTGCTGTCGCATTTCGCGTGGTACGCGCTGATGCGCCTTGAGCGCAGCCAGCTGCAAGCGCGCTACGCGGTCGAGGAAGCCACATTCCTCGTCGACGCGGTGCGGCAGCACGTCGCTCATACGCCGGACCAGCCGTTGCCGTCGCGTGTGAGGCTGGTCGATCCGGCCAGTCCGGACGTGCCGGCGGACACCACAAACCTGCCGGCGTCGCTCGCGCGGTTTGTCGAAGACGTGCGCGACCGCATGCCGTCCGGTACCCTGGTGCGGATCGGTCAGCCGGGCCATCCGCCCACGCTGTGGGTGCGCACCACCGCGGACCGCAGCTGGATCGTCGTGCCGGTGCAGCCGTTGCGCACGCCCCGTTCGCTCGACCGCACGGTGCTCTGGCTCGCGATCATCTTTTCGTTCGCGGTGATGGCGGCGCTGTTTGCCGCATGGGCGTTGCAGCAGCCGTTGCGCTCGCTCGCTCAGGCGGTGGCGCGGTTCGGCCGCGGCCTGCCGGTGCCGCCGGTGCCCGAGCGAGGCCCGCGCGAATTGCGTCAGTTGACGCATGGCTTCAACCAGATGGTTCAGGAAGTGGCGCGTACCGAACACGACCGCGCCGTGATGCTGGCCGGCGTCGCGCACGACCTGAAAACGCCGCTCGCGCGTTTGCGGCTGCGCGCCGAGATGATGGACGAAGTGAAGATGCGCGACGGCGTGGTGCGCGACGTCGATTCGATGACGCATATCGTCGAGCAGTTTCTGGTGTTCGCTCATGACGGCGCCGATCGCAGTGAAGCAGTCGAAGTGGATGCGCAGTGCGAGCGCGTGGTGCGCAGCTATCGCGCGGTGGCGGCCGGTGCGCCCAGCGTGCAGACCGAACTCAACGCAGGGCCGGGTTTCGTGCTGCCCGCGGCCACGCTCGACCGGATTCTGTCGAATCTGCTCGACAACGCACACGCTTATGGCGCGCCGCCGATCGTTGTCGCCACGGAGCGCACGCCTCAGGGCTTTACGCTGTCGGTGCGTGATAACGGCAGCGGTATCGCCGCGCAGGATCTGATCAACGCGAGCCGTCCGTTCGTGCGGCTCGATCCGGCGCGCGGCGGCAACGGCCATAGCGGTCTGGGGCTGGCGATCGTCGAGCGGCTGGTGCGGCGTGCGGGCGGCGAGTGGGAAATCGGCAACCACGAGGGCCGTGGCTTGCAGGTTTTGATGAGCTTTCCGTTCGATTCCGTGCCGCGCGTCGCGGCGGCGTCGGAAAGCGCCTGGTAG